A stretch of Pomacea canaliculata isolate SZHN2017 linkage group LG6, ASM307304v1, whole genome shotgun sequence DNA encodes these proteins:
- the LOC112566615 gene encoding uncharacterized protein LOC112566615 isoform X3 yields MFVFTILAAVVLMNADAQIQCGLEKGKRLNTFSEDTDRLKIPCKYNAVRQTCGRYFINVTPGNDIRSDTGEYYVDTMWVSVTDTVTKKTWEGRTSIKVAQKAISDPARSPFNTKTNQLDINSICTTGTNEDTNQVYLIEKNGLFSISFGVYEEGGRKSKTSTWDFECNDSNVELVPYPEQACGNLTEDVVKNIRKDMDFSQDNEVYMYYVLNNKPIAQTSAICKSLEDIFANDRCGDREALAIHSCYKIVYSGPIYKKLLRFGTDPKTVWKACIDYVCSDFTDQVTCEYLGEALDEVKKPSDLIAKKIEENNCYAGYNPL; encoded by the exons atgtttgtcttcacCATTTTGGCTGCTGTTGTTCTCATGAATG CCGATGCTCAGATCCAGTGTGGGCTGGAGAAGGGCAAAAGGCTGAATACGTTCTCTGAAGACACAGACCGACTGAAGATCCCGTGCAAGTACAATGCCGTGCGCCAGACGTGTGGCCGCTACTTCATCAACGTCACACCAGGCAACGACATCAGGAGCGACACTGGCGAGTACTACGTGGATACCATGTGGGTGTCCGTCACTGACACGGTGACGAAAAAAACATGGGAAGGACGAACTTCCATCAAAGTTGCACAAAAG GCCATAAGCGACCCGGCAAGATCACCCTTCAACACCAAAACTAACCAGCTCGACATCAACTCCATCTGTACAACCGGCACGAACGAGGACACCAATCAAGTGTACCTTATCGAGAAAAACGGCCTCTTTTCAATAAGCTTTGGTGTGTATGAAGAAGGTGGAAGAAAGTCCAAGACTTCCACGTGGGACTTTGAGTGCAACGATAGCAACGTTGAGCTCGTTCCCTACCCAGAACAGGCTTGCG gcAACCTGACAGAAGACGTGGTTAAAAATATTCGCAAGGACATGGACTTCAGTCAGGACAATGAAGTCTACATGTACTACGTACTGAACAACAAGCCCATCGCTCAAAC GAGCGCGATCTGCAAGTCTTTGGAGGACATTTTTGCAAACGACAGATGCGGAGATAGAGAAGCATTGGCTATCCATTCCTGCTACAAAATCGTCTACTCGGGACCTATCTACAAAAAGCTCCTTCGCTTCGGTACTGATCCAAAAACCGTCTGGAAG GCTTGCATAGACTACGTGTGCTCAGATTTCACTGACCAAGTAACCTGCGAGTACCTCGGGGAGGCTCTGGATGAAGTCAAGAAACCCTCCGATTTAATCGCCAAGAAAATTGAAGAGAACAATTGCTACGCCGGGTATAACCCGCTCTGA